In a genomic window of Brassica rapa cultivar Chiifu-401-42 chromosome A10, CAAS_Brap_v3.01, whole genome shotgun sequence:
- the LOC103848387 gene encoding receptor protein-tyrosine kinase CEPR1 → MLFRLFPVFVLLIFCFNSNQSWGLMTSNQQSQFFKLMKNSLSSDALSSWNLSDAVTSYYCNFTGVRCDGQGLVTDLDLSGLSLSGIFPDGICSFLPNLRVLRLSRNHLNRSSSFLNDIPDCSLLQELNMSSLYLTATLPDFSPMKSLRVIDMSWNHFTGSFPLSIFNLTDLQYLNFNENPEFDLWTLPYYVSKLTKLTHMLLMTCMLHGNIPRSIGDMTSLVDLELSGNFLSGEIPKEIGNLSNLRQLELYYNYHLTGSIPDEIGNLKNLTDLDISVSKLTGRIPESICSLPKLRVLQLYNNSLTGEIPKSLGNSRTLKILSLYDNYLTGELPPNLGSSSPMIALDVSENRLSGPLPSQVCKSGKLLYFLVLQNRFSGSIPATYGRCKTLIRFRVASNRLVGTIPQEVTSLPHVSIIDLAYNFLSGPIPNSIGNAWNLSELFMQGNKISGVIPSEISHATNLVKLDLSNNQLTGPIPSEIGRLRRLNLLVLQGNHLDSSIPESFSNLKSLNVLDLSSNHLTGRIPEDLSELLPTSINFSSNQLSGPIPASLIRGGLVESFSDNPNLCVPPNSGSSDLNFKMCQVAPSKKKLSSVWAVLVSVFILLLGGIMVYLRQRMSKNRPVIEQDETLASSFFSYDVKSFHRINFDQREILEALVDKNIVGHGGSGTVYRVQLKSGEVVAVKKLWSQSSKDSASEDTLHLNKELKTEVETLGSIRHKNIVKLFSYFSSLDCSLLVYEYMPNGNLWDALHKGFVHLEWSTRHKIAVGVAQGLAYLHHDLSPPIIHRDIKSTNILLDVNYQPKVADFGIAKVLQARGKDSTTTVIAGTYGYLAPEYAYSSKATTKCDVYSFGVMLMELITGKKPVDSCFGENKNIVNWVSTKIDTKEGLIETLDKRLSESSKADMINALRVAIRCTSRTPTIRPSMNEVVQLLIDAAPQEGLDMASKSRTKIKDAILSDNPTQTRL, encoded by the exons ATGCTTTTCAGACTTTTCCCAGTTTTTGTTCTTCTCATATTTTGCTTCAACAGCAACCAATCATGGGGCTTGATGACTTCCAACCAACAATCACAATTCTTCAAGCTTATGAAAAACTCTCTTTCCAGCGATGCTTTGTCCTCTTGGAATCTTTCTGACGCCGTGACTTCTTACTACTGTAACTTCACGGGCGTAAGGTGCGACGGTCAAGGACTTGTCACCGATCTTGATCTTTCCGGTTTGTCACTCTCCGGGATTTTTCCTGATGGGATTTGCTCTTTCCTCCCAAACCTTCGTGTTCTTCGTCTCTCTCGCAACCATCTGAATAGAAGCAGCAGCTTCCTCAACGACATCCCTGACTGTTCTCTTCTTCAGGAGCTGAACATGAGCTCTCTCTATCTCACAGCCACACTCCCTGATTTCTCACCGATGAAATCTCTGAGAGTCATCGACATGTCTTGGAACCACTTCACCGGTAGCTTCCCACTCTCGATATTCAATCTCACCGATTTACAGTATCTCAATTTCAACGAGAACCCTGAGTTCGATCTCTGGACTCTACCGTATTATGTGTCCAAACTCACGAAGCTCACACACATGCTCCTGATGACGTGTATGCTCCACGGTAACATCCCAAGATCCATTGGGGATATGACTTCCCTTGTTGATCTCGAACTAAGTGGAAATTTCCTCTCCGGCGAGATTCCAAAAGAAATCGGGAATCTTTCCAACCTGAGGCAGCTTGAGTTGTACTATAACTATCACTTAACCGGCAGTATACCTGACGAAATCGGTAATCTCAAAAATCTCACGGACTTGGATATTTCCGTCAGCAAGTTAACCGGAAGAATACCGGAATCAATATGCAGTCTTCCAAAACTCCGAGTGCTTCAGCTTTACAACAACAGCTTAACCGGTGAGATTCCCAAGTCGCTTGGTAACTCAAGAACCTTAAAGATCTTGTCTCTCTACGACAACTACTTGACCGGTGAGCTCCCGCCAAATCTCGGGTCTTCCTCGCCTATGATCGCTCTTGATGTTTCGGAAAATCGCCTCTCTGGTCCACTTCCGAGCCAAGTTTGCAAATCCGGTAAGCTTTTGTACTTTCTTGTACTACAAAACCGGTTCTCTGGCTCGATCCCTGCGACTTATGGGAGGTGCAAGACTCTTATCCGGTTCCGTGTTGCGAGCAACCGCCTCGTGGGAACTATACCCCAAGAAGTCACGTCTCTACCTCATGTCTCCATCATCGACTTGGCTTACAACTTCTTATCGGGTCCAATACCTAATTCCATCGGAAACGCTTGGAATTTGTCAGAGCTGTTTATGCAGGGTAATAAAATCTCCGGTGTTATACCTTCCGAAATATCCCATGCCACAAATCTTGTGAAGCTTGATCTCAGCAACAATCAACTGACTGGTCCAATACCTTCAGAGATTGGAAGACTCCGACGACTAAACTTGCTTGTTCTGCAAGGAAACCACCTTGATTCATCAATCCCTGAGTCGTTCTCGAATCTGAAATCACTCAACGTCCTTGATCTCTCAAGTAATCATCTCACCGGAAGAATCCCTGAAGACCTTTCCGAGTTGCTCCCAACCTCAATCAATTTTTCGAGCAACCAACTATCTGGTCCCATCCCTGCCTCGCTGATAAGAGGAGGTCTTGTGGAAAGCTTTTCAGATAACCCTAATCTCTGTGTTCCACCTAACTCCGGTTCCTCggatttgaattttaaaatgtgTCAAGTGGCTCCAAGTAAGAAGAAGTTGAGCTCGGTCTGGGCAGTTCTTGTCTCAGTCTTCATTCTCCTCCTCGGAGGCATCATGGTTTACTTGAGACAACGGATGAGTAAAAATAGACCAGTGATAGAACAAGACGAGACCTTAgcatcttctttcttctcctacGACGTCAAGAGTTTCCACCGCATAAATTTCGACCAAAGAGAGATTCTCGAAGCTCTTGTGGACAAGAACATCGTGGGTCACGGTGGTTCGGGTACTGTCTATAGGGTACAGCTTAAATCCGGAGAAGTAGTTGCGGTGAAGAAACTATGGAGCCAAAGCAGCAAAGACTCAGCTTCAGAAGACACATTGCATTTGAACAAGGAGTTGAAAACCGAAGTTGAGACGCTCGGGAGCATTCGCCATAAGAACATCGTCAAGCTCTTCAGCTATTTCTCAAGTTTGGATTGTAGTCTTTTGGTGTATGAGTACATGCCAAATGGTAACTTATGGGACGCTCTTCACAAAGGCTTTGTTCATCTAGAATGGTCTACTCGTCATAAGATCGCAGTTGGTGTCGCTCAGGGATTGGCTTATCTTCACCATGACCTCTCGCCGCCAATCATTCATCGCGACATCAAATCCACAAACATCTTATTAGATGTAAACTATCAGCCTAAAGTCGCAGACTTTGGCATTGCAAAGGTGTTGCAGGCTAGAGGAAAAGATTCAACCACAACCGTTATCGCTGGCACTTACGGTTACTTGGCCCCAG AATATGCGTACTCCTCCAAAGCAACGACCAAATGCGACGTGTACAGTTTCGGGGTGATGCTAATGGAGCTTATAACGGGGAAGAAACCTGTAGACTCGTGTTTCGGAGAGAACAAGAACATAGTGAATTGGGTGTCAACAAAGATTGACACAAAAGAAGGATTGATTGAGACACTAGACAAGAGATTATCGGAATCATCAAAAGCCGACATGATCAATGCCTTGCGTGTGGCTATCCGTTGTACGAGCAGAACTCCCACAATCCGCCCCTCCATGAACGAAGTTGTCCAGCTTCTGATTGATGCAGCGCCTCAAGAGGGACTTGACATGGCCTCTAAATCCAGAACCAAGATTAAGGATGCAATATTATCTGATAATCCTACTCAAACGAGACTTTAG
- the LOC103848388 gene encoding endoglucanase 25 isoform X2 yields MYGRDPWGGPLEINATDSATDDDRSRNLNDVDRAALSRPLDETQQSWLLGPTEQKKKKYVDLGCIIVSRKIFVWTVGIVVAAALLAGFITLIVKTVPRHHNKNPAPDNYTIALHKALKFFNAQKSGKLPRHNNVSWRGSSGLQDGKGDSGSFYKDLVGGYYDAGDTIKFNFPMAYAMTMLSWSVIEYSAKYEAAGELAHVRELIKWGTDYFLKTFNSTADSIDDLVSQVGAGNTDDGSTDPNDHYCWMRPEDMDYKRPVTTCNGGCSDLAAEMAAALASASIVFKDNREYSKKLVHGAKTVYQFGRTRRGRYSAGTAESAKFYNSSMYWDEFIWGGAWLYYATGNVTYLDLITKPTMAKHAGAFWGGPYYGVFSWDNKLAGAQLLLSRLRLFLSPGYPYEEILRTFHNQTSIVMCSYLPYFNKFNRTRGGLIELNHGDPQPLQYAANAAFLATLYSDYLDAADTPGWYCGPNFYSTSVLRDFSRSQVLRLSLFIH; encoded by the exons ATGTACGGCCGAGATCCCTGGGGAGGTCCACTGGAGATCAACGCCACGGATTCCGCCACCGACGACGATCGTAGCCGGAATCTGAATGATGTCGACCGCGCGGCTCTGTCTCGGCCACTCGACGAAACGCAGCAGAGCTGGCTTCTTGGTCCGActgagcagaagaagaagaagtacgTCGATCTCGGATGTATAATCGTCAGCCGCAAGATCTTCGTCTGGACCGTCGGTATAGTTGTCGCCGCCGCTTTACTCGCCGGATTCATCACATTGATCGTCAAAACTGTGCCGCGTCACCACAACAAGAATCCAGCGCCGGATAATTACACAATCGCTCTTCACAAAGCCCTCAAGTTTTTCAATGCTCAGAAGT CTGGAAAGTTGCCGAGGCACAATAACGTGTCATGGAGAGGTAGTTCTGGTCTTCAAGATGGGAAAGGTGATTCAGGAAGCTTCTATAAAGATTTGGTTGGAGGCTATTACGATGCTGGAGATACTATCAAGTTCAATTTCCCCATGGCTTATGCTATGACCATGTTGAGCTGGAGTGTGATTGAATACAGTGCTAAATACGAAGCTGCAGGAGAGCTTGCCCATGTTAGGGAGCTCATTAAATGGGGAACTGATTACTTTCTCAAGACCTTTAACAGTACTGCTGATTCCATCGATGATCTTGTTTCACAG GTCGGAGCTGGAAACACTGACGACGGAAGTACGGATCCTAATGACCATTACTGCTGGATGCGACCTGAAGACATGGACTACAAAAGGCCTGTGACTACCTGTAATGGTGGATGTTCGGATCTCGCTGCAGAGATGGCAGCTGCTCTCGCTTCAGCATCCATTGTGTTCAAAGACAACAGAGAGTATTCTAAGAAGCTCGTACATGGTGCTAAGACTGTGTATCAGTTTGGAAGAACTCGGAGAGGCAGATACAGTGCAGGCACTGCGGAGTCGGCCAAGTTTTACAATTCAAGCATGTATTGGGATGAGTTTATTTGGGGTGGTGCTTGGTTATACTATGCCACAGGAAACGTAACTTATCTCGATCTAATCACAAAGCCAACTATGGCTAAGCATGCGGGTGCCTTCTGGGGTGGGCCTTACTATGGTGTATTTAGCTGGGACAACAAGCTTGCTGGTGCTCAG TTGCTGCTGAGCCGGTTAAGGTTGTTTTTGAGTCCTGGATACCCATATGAAGAAATTCTAAGGACATTCCATAATCAGACAAGCATAGTCATGTGCTCATACTTGCCGTatttcaacaaatttaacagaaccAGGG GAGGTTTGATAGAGTTGAATCATGGAGATCCACAGCCCCTCCAGTATGCTGCAAATGCAGCTTTCTTAGCTACGTTGTACAGCGATTATCTGGATGCTGCCGATACTCCTGGATGGTACTGTGGACCTAATTTCTATTCAACCAGTGTCCTACGAGATTTTTCGAGATCTCAGGTATtgcgtctctctctctttatacaCTA A
- the LOC103848388 gene encoding endoglucanase 25 isoform X1: MYGRDPWGGPLEINATDSATDDDRSRNLNDVDRAALSRPLDETQQSWLLGPTEQKKKKYVDLGCIIVSRKIFVWTVGIVVAAALLAGFITLIVKTVPRHHNKNPAPDNYTIALHKALKFFNAQKSGKLPRHNNVSWRGSSGLQDGKGDSGSFYKDLVGGYYDAGDTIKFNFPMAYAMTMLSWSVIEYSAKYEAAGELAHVRELIKWGTDYFLKTFNSTADSIDDLVSQVGAGNTDDGSTDPNDHYCWMRPEDMDYKRPVTTCNGGCSDLAAEMAAALASASIVFKDNREYSKKLVHGAKTVYQFGRTRRGRYSAGTAESAKFYNSSMYWDEFIWGGAWLYYATGNVTYLDLITKPTMAKHAGAFWGGPYYGVFSWDNKLAGAQLLLSRLRLFLSPGYPYEEILRTFHNQTSIVMCSYLPYFNKFNRTRGGLIELNHGDPQPLQYAANAAFLATLYSDYLDAADTPGWYCGPNFYSTSVLRDFSRSQIDYILGKNPRKMSYLVGFGPKYPKHVHHRGASIPKNKVKYNCKGGWKWRDSKKPNPNTIEGAMVAGPDKRDGFRDVRTNYNYTEPTLAGNAGLVAALVALSGEEEASGTIDKNTIFSAVPPLFPTPPPPPAPWRP; the protein is encoded by the exons ATGTACGGCCGAGATCCCTGGGGAGGTCCACTGGAGATCAACGCCACGGATTCCGCCACCGACGACGATCGTAGCCGGAATCTGAATGATGTCGACCGCGCGGCTCTGTCTCGGCCACTCGACGAAACGCAGCAGAGCTGGCTTCTTGGTCCGActgagcagaagaagaagaagtacgTCGATCTCGGATGTATAATCGTCAGCCGCAAGATCTTCGTCTGGACCGTCGGTATAGTTGTCGCCGCCGCTTTACTCGCCGGATTCATCACATTGATCGTCAAAACTGTGCCGCGTCACCACAACAAGAATCCAGCGCCGGATAATTACACAATCGCTCTTCACAAAGCCCTCAAGTTTTTCAATGCTCAGAAGT CTGGAAAGTTGCCGAGGCACAATAACGTGTCATGGAGAGGTAGTTCTGGTCTTCAAGATGGGAAAGGTGATTCAGGAAGCTTCTATAAAGATTTGGTTGGAGGCTATTACGATGCTGGAGATACTATCAAGTTCAATTTCCCCATGGCTTATGCTATGACCATGTTGAGCTGGAGTGTGATTGAATACAGTGCTAAATACGAAGCTGCAGGAGAGCTTGCCCATGTTAGGGAGCTCATTAAATGGGGAACTGATTACTTTCTCAAGACCTTTAACAGTACTGCTGATTCCATCGATGATCTTGTTTCACAG GTCGGAGCTGGAAACACTGACGACGGAAGTACGGATCCTAATGACCATTACTGCTGGATGCGACCTGAAGACATGGACTACAAAAGGCCTGTGACTACCTGTAATGGTGGATGTTCGGATCTCGCTGCAGAGATGGCAGCTGCTCTCGCTTCAGCATCCATTGTGTTCAAAGACAACAGAGAGTATTCTAAGAAGCTCGTACATGGTGCTAAGACTGTGTATCAGTTTGGAAGAACTCGGAGAGGCAGATACAGTGCAGGCACTGCGGAGTCGGCCAAGTTTTACAATTCAAGCATGTATTGGGATGAGTTTATTTGGGGTGGTGCTTGGTTATACTATGCCACAGGAAACGTAACTTATCTCGATCTAATCACAAAGCCAACTATGGCTAAGCATGCGGGTGCCTTCTGGGGTGGGCCTTACTATGGTGTATTTAGCTGGGACAACAAGCTTGCTGGTGCTCAG TTGCTGCTGAGCCGGTTAAGGTTGTTTTTGAGTCCTGGATACCCATATGAAGAAATTCTAAGGACATTCCATAATCAGACAAGCATAGTCATGTGCTCATACTTGCCGTatttcaacaaatttaacagaaccAGGG GAGGTTTGATAGAGTTGAATCATGGAGATCCACAGCCCCTCCAGTATGCTGCAAATGCAGCTTTCTTAGCTACGTTGTACAGCGATTATCTGGATGCTGCCGATACTCCTGGATGGTACTGTGGACCTAATTTCTATTCAACCAGTGTCCTACGAGATTTTTCGAGATCTCAG ATTGACTACATACTCGGTAAAAACCCTCGCAAAATGAGCTATCTCGTGGGGTTTGGCCCAAAATACCCGAAACACGTGCATCACAGAGGAGCTTCGATTCCCAAAAACAAAGTGAAATACAACTGCAAAGGAGGATGGAAATGGAGAGACAGCAAGAAACCGAACCCAAACACGATTGAAGGAGCCATGGTTGCTGGTCCTGACAAGCGCGATGGTTTCCGCGATGTACGGACTAACTACAACTACACTGAACCGACTCTTGCAGGAAATGCTGGTCTGGTCGCAGCTCTCGTAGCATTGTCGGGTGAAGAGGAGGCATCTGGTACTATAGACAAAAACACTATATTCTCAGCGGTTCCTCCATTGTTCCCTACTCCCCCGCCTCCACCAGCACCATGGAGACCTTGA